In Candidatus Omnitrophota bacterium, the genomic stretch CCTTACTTTGGAAGAGCGGTTTTTCGCCGCTGCCGTAAGCGCCGAAGGTGACATACGCGGTTTCGTCGCCCCCGCTGGTTATGTCTAACGATTCCCGCCACACCTCTCCCCGTTTGAACAATATGCTGTCCCCCGGCACGAAGGAAGCAGAATTAACTTTAGCGATCGTCTTCCATGGCGTCTCTTCCGAGAGGCCGTCGTTGGCATCGTCGCCGGAAGTCGCGTCGACATAATAAGTCCTGGCCGGTGCCGTGATTACGTCGATCGATACTGTAACAGGGGCGGAGTCGGCCAGGCCGTCATTTGTCTTGAAGGTGAACGAGTCGTCCCCCGTATAACCGGTATCAGGCGTATATGTTACATTCATCCCGGTCCCGGACAATGTCCCGTGGAGGGGACCGCTTATGATCGTGTAGGTTAAGTTATCTCCGTCAGCATCGGTCGCGCCTAAAGTTATTGCCGTAGGCGTATTCTTAAAAACCGAAATGGTCTGGGGGTAGGCAACAGGAGAGCGGTTGACAGGTATCACCTTTATCGCTACGGTGGCATTATTCGAATTCGCCGTCCCGTCGTTGACGCGGAAGGTGAACGAGTCGTCGCCCGCGTATCCGGCATCCGATGTATATGACATATCGGGCGCGGTCCCGGCGAGGGCGCCGTGCGACGGCTGTGACAACACCGCGTACGTGACAGGATTACCGTCCGGGTCGAATCCGACGAGCCTGATCGCTGTAGCGCATCCGGACTCTGCCGTAAGGGTCTGGTTGTTCGCTATGGGCGCTGTCTGTACGGCCGTTACTGTGATAGAGACGGTCGCTAAATTGGAGTCGGCTTCGAGGTCGTTCACCTTGAATGTGAACGAATCCGGACCGTTGTAATTGGTGAACGGCGTATAGGTCACGTTAGGCGCGGTCCCGGTGATCCATCCGCGAAGCGGTTTTGTTACTATGATATAGTCGAACCTATCGCCGTCAGCGTCGGTAGCGTTGAGCGTGATCGATTTTGCCGTATTCTCCGCGGTAGTGACCGACTGGGCGTTCGCCCCCGGCGCCGTATTTACGGCCGACGGGGCGACCTTTATCGTCACCGTTGCGTTATTGCTGGTAACGGACCCGTTGGATACTTTGAACTGGAAAGAGTCGCGTCCGGTATATCCGGCAGCGGGGATATATTTAAGAACGATAGGGGGAGTCGACGATATCCACTCGATAGTGCCGTTCGTCGCATAGGGATATATTGAACAATAGAGGGCCGATTCGCCGTCGTTATCGGTTATGTTGAGCGGGATCGTGGCCGAACCGTTCCTGATCACCCGCACAAACTGGCTATAGACCACAGGTGCATCGTTGACCGAGGTCACATTGATAGTCACCATGGCTATATTAGATTCGAGCTTGCCGTCCGTCGCCTTAAACGTGAAGTTGTCGGCCCCCGTATAGTTGGAGGCCGGTGTATATGTGATCTTCGATGATGGCAGGCCGGTCACCGTGCCGTGTACGGGGGTCGAAGCCAGCATGAACGATAACGTTTCGTTATCGGCATCCGCGGCGCCGAGCGTGATCGCCTTTGCCGTATCTTCGGTTACGGATACGGTCTGGTTCGTTGCCGCCGGGGCGTGGTTGGCCGTCACATTGATATATCCTGTCCTGGTATCGGTGGCCTGGCCGTAGCTATTGGATGCGGTCAGCGCGACTGTATAGTTGCCGACCGCCGTGTACGTGTGAGACGGGTCGCGTATCGTCTCATTAATGCCGTCCCCGAATGTCCAGGACCACGCCGTCGGTGTATTGGCGGACCGGTCGGTGAATTGCACTGTGAGAGGCGCGGTGCCCCTGGTCACATTGGCGGCGAAGTCGGCGACCGGCGGTGCATCGCATCCTTCTACCGTGATAGTTTTTGTCAGGGAACCGGTATCCCCAAATTCATCCATGACGGTCAACGTCGCGTTGTAACTGCCGGAAATGGTCGGGTAGTTGTGATACGAGACCATGCCCTCACCGGCCGTATCGTCCCCGTAGACCCAGTTATACTTAATCATCTTCCGTTCTGTCGTCGCCTCCGTGGCCGATGCGTCAAATGATACGGTGAGCGGCTGTTCCCCGGATCCCGGCACCGCCGAAAATGCCGCCTGCGGCAGCCGGTCCGCGAAAAGCTGCGCTATCTCTTCAAGCGAAAGCACTCTGCTCCACGCCTTGATATCGTCGATAGATCCTATGTACGGCGCCGTGTCCGTGTAGACATTCTTTCCGAGCGTCCATTTGACGGTACCTCCGATGCCGGTCGATATGGCAGCGCTGCCGCGTTCTATCCCGTCTACATAGAGCCGAACCGCCTTGCCGTCATAGGTAAAGGCGATGTGATGCCAGGTGTCATCGGCGACCGTCGTTAATGTCTGGGCAATGAATGTAGGAGTCCCTGAATATGCGGAGCGATATAAGAGGAGTAATTTGTTTTCGTTGAACGCTAAGCCGTTTCCGATGACGAGCGCGCACCCCACGGTACTGCTCGATCCGCCGGTTATGTTGTCGGTCGAAAATATGGTGCTGGGCGCGTCGGACGGAGGCGCCTTTATCCAGGCGGCAAACGTAAAGGAGCTGCTCCTCATATCGTTGATCATTGCGCCAAGGTCTATGGTCTGGCTGCCGTCGAATGTATAGGTCCCCCCAGCGTTCTCCCGCCGGTCGGTATCACGGACAAGCGTTCCGGAAGCGGTCCCATGGTTTGTATATAAAGAATCGTCCTGTGTGCCGTCAGACGGATCATCATCGCATTTCATATTCAATATCTGATCAGGATTGGCGACCTCCTTATAGATCTTCATTACCTCATCGTCTGCGAGCGCGATATTGAACATCTTGAAGTTGTCCACGGTGATGTTGGTGCCCCACCCGTTCGTGAAGCCGACGACATACCATATGTCTGCGGGATCAAATTGATAATCGACCGTATGGGACCCCTTGAGCCGGCCGTCAACGAAGAGCCGGCCGACTACGCCGTCCGAAACATAAGCCACATGGTGCCATGTATTATCACATATTACCGTATTGGTGTAAGCCTCATATCGTTGGTCTCCGCCGTCGTAGGCGACGAGACGGCTCGAGTTCGGGGTGGTCCGGTCGCTGTCATAGAGCGCGAACTTCGTGGCGCCATCCGCACCGAGGACCCTTATGATGGCCCCGGACGAGTCGCCGCTTAATGCCGGCTTCCTCATCCAGCACGACACCGTAAATACCTGTCCTATATCATCGCGTATGGCGTCAAGCTTTATTCCCTGCGAACCGGCGAAGTTGTATGCCTTACCGTCCACTCCGGTGTAGTCGATGACAGGATTATTCGACTGCATGCCGTGGTTGAGATACGGCGAACTGTCGGTGACGCCGTTCGTCATGGGTATACTATCCTTGTAATCATCCTCAAATCGCAGATCAAGGATGAGCGATCCGGCCGTATCTATGTCGCAGGCCGCCGTGTCGGTATTGCCGCCGGAGTCCGTGACAGATAGGGTTACGTGATAAGTGCCCTTATTCGTAAAGGTATGGACATTCCTTGGGCCGGCCCCCGTAGTCCCATCGCCGAAATCCCAGGCATATGATATTATGTTCCCGGACCCCGGGGTCGATCCCGACCCGTCAAAGAGTATCGTAAGCGGCGCCTCACCGCCGGGAGCGCTCGTCTCTATCACGGCAAAGGGGAGGACGGCCGACTTTACCGTTATCGAAACGGTCGCCGTATTCGAATCGAACGTGCCGTCAAGGGCCTTGAATACAAAAGAGTCGGATCCGGCGTACCCGGCCTCAGGCGTATAAACGAGTGAACCGTCCGTTATTGCCGACAGGGTGCCGTGGACCGGCCCCTGTACTATCGAATATATGAGGAAGTCATTATCGCCATCCGTTGCCGATAATGATACGGGCAGGGGGATCTCCGCCCGCGTATTGTGCTGCCCGTTAAGCGCTACAGGCGGGTGGTCATTTACGGGATCTACGGTGACCGTCACGGTGGCAGGAGAAGATGTGGAGATGCCGTCATTTGCGGTATAGGTGAACGTGTCTATACCGGAGAAATCCTTGCACGGTATATATCTCACCGTCTCTCCCGTTACTTCCAGGGCGCCGTGGGAAGGATATTTTGTTATGGCAAATGTGACCGGGTCATCCTCGGCGTCATCGGCATCGAGGGTCATGTCTATCGGGGTATCTTCATCGGTTGAGACGTTAATATCCTGCACTGCAGGCGCCACGTTCTTGGAACTGACGCGCTTTACGTTTATGCTGACGTTAGCGACATTTGAATCGGCCGTGCCGTTATTGACGACGAAGGTTATGGTGTCAGGTCCGAAATAACCGGTGTCGGGCAGGTAAGTGACCGCCGGCGCCGTTCCGGAGAGTGACCCATGCGATGGAGATGATATCACCCGGTATGTGAGCGGCGCTGCGGGGGTTAATATATCCTCGCCTTTTAAGGCGATGGCCAGGGACGTCTCCTGATTGGTCGAGACGACCTGATCGTATGCAACCGGGTTCGAACATGCCACGGTGACCTTTGTGATGACGCGTGTAACCGTGTTCTTGAAAGAGAAGTAATCTGCGCCCGCATATCCCGCCTTAGGCGTATATGTGTATGCGCCGGTCGAAGCGGTGAAGGCCAGCGTGCCGTTCACCGGATACTCAAGGATGGCGTATCCCGCGCCGACGGGTGTCCCTGTAACCGGTGTGTCCTGTGCGCCCGCCAGCGTCAGATAATTGTATGTCCATATGGTAGCGGATTCTATGACCTCGACCTTATTGTCGGAGTTTGTATCATTATATGTGACCTCTGCCGCTGTCAGAGCCCTCCCGCCCGGGTCAGAGGTCTTCACCAGGTGGCCTTCCGCGGTATAGTCAGTGTTCACGGCGCCGGCGGTCCTTCTCCAGCCGGCAAGCTGTCCCGTCAGAGCGTACTTAAAGAGGTCCCTCGTCCATATCTTTTTCTTCGAAACGAAAGAGTAAACGGTGTTCGTATTATAATCTATCTGCAGAATGCGTCCCGCCTGATCATATGTCCGCACCTCGTGATCGAGAGTGAACGATGTAACGAAACCGGGGGCGGAATAATAGATGCCGTTATTGGCAAATACGCCTATCGATACAAGATTAGAATTTGTGTAGAAAGACGCGATCTCCGGATTGGGGTTGTAGAAGAGAAATTTGGTCTTTGGATGGTAGTCGATCTCTATCTCGGCGATCGAATGCGCTTCATTGAGGTAATTTATCCTCACATGCGCAGGGTCTCCGCGTATCACCGCCCAGTGATATGTGAGCGGCTTATTATTGATATCGTAGCTCTCCTCGGCGCTTACCACCATGCGCTTGGTATACGCGCGGTCGCGCCACACGCGGCATATCGACGCCGGCGTATCGAAATATTTCTCCGTGGTCCTCTTGTCTATATCTTCAAATATGGCGTCGCCGGGGAGATATGCCTTATAGGTCTCGTCTATGACCTTAAGCTGGACCATAGGAGGTATGTCGGA encodes the following:
- a CDS encoding Ig-like domain-containing protein, yielding MRAALTTAVFAFILMVFPLNVEAALPPNVTAIPDKTHTPKPYNNSAYTFSVTVAATDPNTPAQTLTYSITGWKKDGVTVNVSSSLPSGASLDTVTGKFSWGVTPALTMTVGSSQVFTYGLHEITFTVKNTSNLSTSTTMKLTIVKPAIATLTDASATFLKTKWTLGEVAGNIGDWYDNCDGFHAGLSMGYYPQADLMTGSDGVVVETKTLVGNASHVYVTPDGNLNVVHYKYMNPTRSDYWSGNTGPEDAYRAYISNNHYWHPMVGQGGGGEGTDLSYAMSAYASGSKGASGSETDELQKFIYTFAAFKPEVKAKLIERRANPYHAERLESLLMPTVQMIYRRTRVKDDGEYLSYKAHVNEFHDVANSLDMVTMANGINLSDIPPMVQLKVIDETYKAYLPGDAIFEDIDKRTTEKYFDTPASICRVWRDRAYTKRMVVSAEESYDINNKPLTYHWAVIRGDPAHVRINYLNEAHSIAEIEIDYHPKTKFLFYNPNPEIASFYTNSNLVSIGVFANNGIYYSAPGFVTSFTLDHEVRTYDQAGRILQIDYNTNTVYSFVSKKKIWTRDLFKYALTGQLAGWRRTAGAVNTDYTAEGHLVKTSDPGGRALTAAEVTYNDTNSDNKVEVIESATIWTYNYLTLAGAQDTPVTGTPVGAGYAILEYPVNGTLAFTASTGAYTYTPKAGYAGADYFSFKNTVTRVITKVTVACSNPVAYDQVVSTNQETSLAIALKGEDILTPAAPLTYRVISSPSHGSLSGTAPAVTYLPDTGYFGPDTITFVVNNGTADSNVANVSINVKRVSSKNVAPAVQDINVSTDEDTPIDMTLDADDAEDDPVTFAITKYPSHGALEVTGETVRYIPCKDFSGIDTFTYTANDGISTSSPATVTVTVDPVNDHPPVALNGQHNTRAEIPLPVSLSATDGDNDFLIYSIVQGPVHGTLSAITDGSLVYTPEAGYAGSDSFVFKALDGTFDSNTATVSITVKSAVLPFAVIETSAPGGEAPLTILFDGSGSTPGSGNIISYAWDFGDGTTGAGPRNVHTFTNKGTYHVTLSVTDSGGNTDTAACDIDTAGSLILDLRFEDDYKDSIPMTNGVTDSSPYLNHGMQSNNPVIDYTGVDGKAYNFAGSQGIKLDAIRDDIGQVFTVSCWMRKPALSGDSSGAIIRVLGADGATKFALYDSDRTTPNSSRLVAYDGGDQRYEAYTNTVICDNTWHHVAYVSDGVVGRLFVDGRLKGSHTVDYQFDPADIWYVVGFTNGWGTNITVDNFKMFNIALADDEVMKIYKEVANPDQILNMKCDDDPSDGTQDDSLYTNHGTASGTLVRDTDRRENAGGTYTFDGSQTIDLGAMINDMRSSSFTFAAWIKAPPSDAPSTIFSTDNITGGSSSTVGCALVIGNGLAFNENKLLLLYRSAYSGTPTFIAQTLTTVADDTWHHIAFTYDGKAVRLYVDGIERGSAAISTGIGGTVKWTLGKNVYTDTAPYIGSIDDIKAWSRVLSLEEIAQLFADRLPQAAFSAVPGSGEQPLTVSFDASATEATTERKMIKYNWVYGDDTAGEGMVSYHNYPTISGSYNATLTVMDEFGDTGSLTKTITVEGCDAPPVADFAANVTRGTAPLTVQFTDRSANTPTAWSWTFGDGINETIRDPSHTYTAVGNYTVALTASNSYGQATDTRTGYINVTANHAPAATNQTVSVTEDTAKAITLGAADADNETLSFMLASTPVHGTVTGLPSSKITYTPASNYTGADNFTFKATDGKLESNIAMVTINVTSVNDAPVVYSQFVRVIRNGSATIPLNITDNDGESALYCSIYPYATNGTIEWISSTPPIVLKYIPAAGYTGRDSFQFKVSNGSVTSNNATVTIKVAPSAVNTAPGANAQSVTTAENTAKSITLNATDADGDRFDYIIVTKPLRGWITGTAPNVTYTPFTNYNGPDSFTFKVNDLEADSNLATVSITVTAVQTAPIANNQTLTAESGCATAIRLVGFDPDGNPVTYAVLSQPSHGALAGTAPDMSYTSDAGYAGDDSFTFRVNDGTANSNNATVAIKVIPVNRSPVAYPQTISVFKNTPTAITLGATDADGDNLTYTIISGPLHGTLSGTGMNVTYTPDTGYTGDDSFTFKTNDGLADSAPVTVSIDVITAPARTYYVDATSGDDANDGLSEETPWKTIAKVNSASFVPGDSILFKRGEVWRESLDITSGGDETAYVTFGAYGSGEKPLFQSKAAVLAGGWTNYNATIWYTANQGIKDPYKLIIDGTRGARKFSIAALIQEYDWYWDWHNDTIYLYAPSDPQIAYSSIDLCDYSVIQSWREPGSGDELTNNDYIIIRDIGIENSDCRYGIRIDHSFNSMIINMTIETKGRGGMGIVVANSGNVTVSRNTITTPRDHIPDQTDGIQTNSNTGNIYEYNLIDINNLDPLEHCDCIQMTNETNTTVRYNRLHQDTPKEYNSQGLYCTSCHGTYNIHNNIIYLPNSTSTVMGIYRGSGDSIPEGENDLKLIAFNNVVKSKSQHLFHPDTPDVVVKNNIFINTAGYAAAWFGDGVLDYSSIDNNIYSSTLDMPVKDAGNYCPSFAEWQSRGADVNGINGDPLLDGEFRPLAGSPAIDNGIDLSPMIESLDIEGTVRPADGDGDGEAIWDIGAYEYAYIKSAFPSILIANLDGDNLGDIVIDFGTDYGIWARYGTGTWALLSSATPESMASGDIDGNGKDDIVIDFGPDYGIWILGDSGLWTRVSDVDPGSIVTGDLDGDNLGDIVIDFGTEYGIWARYGTGTWALLSSATPESMASGDIDGNGKDDIVIDFGPDYGIWILGDSGVWTRVSDVDPGSIVTGDLDGDNLVDIVIDFGTEYGIWARYGTGTWALLSSATPESMALGDIDGNGKDDIVIDFGPDYGIWILGDNGLWTSVSDVDPGSIVTGDLDGDNLGDIVIDFGSEYGIWAKHQDGTWEKIHDLST